The proteins below come from a single Lepeophtheirus salmonis chromosome 4, UVic_Lsal_1.4, whole genome shotgun sequence genomic window:
- the LOC121116361 gene encoding uncharacterized protein codes for MASAALPPTHPPPPPSHNTPPESPLGRMNHHHQFFNNIRGSQPPSGSGGSCSTPPMMTSSSTGGSSSSNNNNNNNELDSYGTYNPGSDPYYQEASATSGSNSCDEEELPPGSKRSLNGGISSLPFNSSSKKRRKQSNPLRLGLELSSNEDNQRDREAEEDTRRYSTEEEEGEDRSRITCRPSSSGDSPLNLSSGSSSNNNNNSSQREPGEKVPSLRVLGPELMSSPEFESGELISKLSGLPPNCSAAATATSLYQAAAAGMLPFGLGGPFPFPFPPKSGLGSPGGAGVPRSSQIFNPEAYCELCNKEFCNKYFLKTHKANKHGIYTDPLPNSSSGQSPSASEITNSSTSSVMANNSTQHHHNSTSSSSNINSTNNNSSSNTKSLQFSHHPPPPPSHHHPHSSHPHSSSSQQSTGSPFSGAFIAANMSGALRPPFMPLSPPSHSSPSPAGKMVDEGRGGPSSPGVRSNTSSSAANDNNGELRRSLESPLGRLPPSVGGGTGNGGSNGGSLNPLLFGGASKDHSDRIPAKSSFSQDKLRQMGVINADAFCEICCKEFCNKYFLRVHKLKKHGICSPDLPPEKVQKILSQMAKEAGKTGQPPPQLVRPNLPSSGGGGSSPSSSSSPNNTTTNNSMIPPPSPKSPRPRSSNTPSLPTETLKEKDVIHLDDSSSSYGLIKKCETEEEEEGELIKKSSSEDLQRLQSMIMELNSGKEMRRSEDDGSSICKICSKDMENKFFLRAHLMNEHGIGLNHEEHPPFKDSSLLHANPFLHNGFLESSKSSLDFTNKFLQQMTKGFSQSEEERAYLERVKNELAASGGLSPRKLLESKDPNRRPASLSRSYCEICKKELCNKYFMKTHMMKMHGINIDGGSPGGPGLGSVGGGVSCHICKKELCSKYFLKVHLQNSHGLNEDGLPVGSGQHSIHQGSSAIKENGSASSLFPSLFPPPPPEFPDKESTPQYFSRLLGEQSEKLKQQQFAAAQHDEKANKDSPGDESDNPFVCPFCGEDMKELVLLQVHIIRTHGSFPQPSSENNNRGGNVNASPPRSLFHGSSNNNNSNTHPRDEEDYDVKDVRLPSRGALGDEDDEEERKSMSKLYSRDEADDEEEGARRKSPKTPPTNPSSQHLNNNNENHHLLHPHKPSPSSSLSSNNDKGLITGTSPPDFPNIEMIQRHMLSTQFSGLINPLLSAGFPALAGGSLSFPIQKLLSSNSSNHLSRASSPPQPNARPSNSTPPNPSSSQVAKDSSSSSLTSRGTRRRRYKCPKCNSKFKKRELCLSHLSESHGVSIRRKLRFSPLKNSVAKKNHHRSEYVRHFMELLRFPTSRATPRSKSSEAHIMQPFLLKAPGSPSGDEENSAEGQDLKNSAGFVPSLIYLPVAKRVSGPMRVAFNLIPA; via the coding sequence ATGGCCTCAGCGGCCTTACCACCGACTCACCCTCCACCCCCGCCATCGCACAATACCCCACCAGAGTCTCCCTTGGGCAGAATGAACCATCATCatcaatttttcaataacattcGAGGAAGTCAGCCACCCTCTGGATCTGGAGGATCCTGTTCTACTCCACCTATGATGACCTCCTCTTCAACTGGTGGATCTTCTtcctcaaataataataataacaataatgaactTGACTCTTATGGAACCTATAACCCCGGTTCGGATCCCTACTATCAAGAGGCCTCTGCTACGTCTGGCTCCAATTCCTGTGATGAAGAAGAGCTTCCCCCTGGTTCCAAACGTTCTCTAAATGGAGGTATCTCCTCTCTCCCCTTCAATTCCTCGAGTAAAAAGAGACGTAAGCAATCTAATCCACTCCGTCTTGGACTTGAACTCTCCTCCAATGAGGATAACCAAAGAGATAGAGAGGCTGAAGAAGATACTCGACGGTACTCCAcagaggaagaagaaggagaggATCGTTCACGTATTACTTGTCGACCCTCGTCCTCTGGAGATAGTCCTCTCAATCTCTCATCAGGTTCATCCTCTAACAACAATAACAATAGTAGCCAAAGAGAGCCTGGAGAAAAAGTCCCCTCACTCCGTGTTCTTGGTCCAGAACTCATGTCCTCTCCAGAGTTTGAGTCCGGAGAGCTTATATCAAAACTGAGCGGACTTCCTCCGAATTGCAGCGCTGCTGCGACAGCAACAAGTCTATATCAAGCTGCGGCTGCTGGCATGCTCCCTTTTGGCCTTGGAGGACCCTTTCCTTTCCCTTTTCCTCCTAAATCTGGCCTGGGCTCCCCCGGAGGAGCGGGAGTGCCTCGTAGCTCTCAAATCTTTAACCCTGAGGCCTACTGCGAGCTCTGCAACAAAGAATTTTGTAACAAGTATTTCCTCAAGACCCACAAGGCCAACAAGCACGGCATCTACACAGATCCACTGCCAAATTCTTCCTCAGGGCAAAGTCCGTCCGCTTCTGAGATTACTAATTCATCGACTTCATCTGTTATGGCCAATAATTCAACACAGCATCATCACAACTCAACCTCCTCCTCTTCAAACATCAACAGCACGAACAACAATTCGAGCTCCAATACCAAGAGCCTCCAGTTTTCTCATCATCCTCCTCCACCTCCTTCTCATCATCACCCTCACTCCAGTCATCCTCACTCCTCCTCAAGTCAGCAGTCAACAGGATCTCCTTTTTCTGGAGCATTCATTGCGGCCAACATGAGTGGAGCCCTAAGACCTCCTTTTATGCCTCTAAGTCCTCCTAGTCATTCCTCTCCTAGTCCAGCAGGGAAAATGGTGGATGAGGGAAGAGGTGGACCATCCTCACCTGGAGTTCGTTCCAATACATCATCTTCTGCTGCCAATGATAACAATGGAGAACTTAGACGATCCCTTGAGTCCCCTCTAGGACGATTACCACCCAGTGTAGGTGGGGGTACTGGAAATGGAGGAAGCAATGGCGGTAGTTTAAATCCTCTACTCTTTGGAGGAGCCTCCAAGGACCATTCAGACCGAATCCCTGCAAAGAGTTCTTTCTCACAAGACAAACTACGTCAAATGGGTGTCATTAATGCAGATGCCTTTTGTGAAATTTGCTGCAAggaattttgtaacaaatactTCCTCCGAGTTCACAAGCTGAAAAAACACGGGATCTGTTCTCCAGATTTACCCCCTGAAAAGGTACAAAAAATTCTGAGTCAAATGGCCAAAGAAGCTGGTAAAACGGGACAGCCCCCACCACAATTAGTCAGACCCAATCTACCCTCTTCAGGTGGGGGAGGCTCTTCCCCTTCATCATCCAGTTCCCCTAACAACACCACCACTAACAACAGTATGATCCCTCCTCCCTCTCCTAAATCACCTCGACCCCGGAGTAGCAACACTCCCTCTCTACCTACAGAGACACTCAAAGAGAAAGACGTTATCCACTTGGACGACTCGAGCAGCTCCTATGGTCTTATAAAGAAATGTGAAAcagaggaggaagaagaaggagagctcatcaaaaaatcatcttcagaGGATCTACAACGACTTCAGTCCATGATCATGGAACTTAACTCTGGGAAGGAAATGCGAAGATCCGAGGATGATGGTTCTAGCATTTGCAAAATATGTTCCAAAGACATGGAGAATAAATTCTTTTTGAGGGCCCATTTGATGAACGAACACGGTATAGGCCTGAATCACGAGGAACATCCCCCTTTTAAAGATTCTTCTCTTCTACATGCTAACCCATTTCTACACAATGGATTCCTTGAGAGCAGTAAGTCCTCCTTGGACTTTACCAACAAATTTCTTCAACAAATGACCAAGGGATTTTCCCAGAGTGAAGAAGAGAGAGCTTACCTGGAGAGAGTCAAGAATGAGCTTGCAGCTTCTGGGGGGTTGAGTCCACGAAAACTCCTGGAGTCAAAGGATCCCAATCGCCGTCCTGCCTCTTTGAGTCGAAGCTACTGCGAAATCTGTAAAAAGGAGCTTTGTAACAAGTACTTTATGAAGACTCATATGATGAAAATGCATGGCATCAATATTGATGGAGGAAGCCCAGGAGGGCCCGGCCTCGGGAGTGTAGGTGGGGGTGTCTCCTGTCACATTTGCAAAAAGGAACTCTGCTCTAAATACTTTCTCAAGGTTCATTTGCAAAATAGTCATGGTCTGAATGAGGATGGACTTCCTGTTGGTAGTGGACAACATTCCATTCATCAGGGATCCTCTGCCATCAAAGAGAATGGAAGTGCATCTAGTCTCTTTCCTAGTCTTTTCCCACCACCTCCTCCTGAGTTCCCTGACAAAGAGTCCACACCCCAGTACTTTAGTCGTCTTCTTGGAGAGCAAAGTGAAAAGTTGAAGCAACAGCAATTTGCGGCTGCCCAACATGACGAGAAGGCCAACAAGGATTCCCCAGGTGATGAGTCTGATAACCCTTTCGTTTGTCCCTTTTGCGGAGAGGACATGAAGGAACTCGTACTTCTCCAGGTCCACATCATTCGAACTCATGGTTCATTTCCCCAACCCTCATCTGAAAACAACAACAGAGGCGGCAACGTCAATGCCTCACCTCCCAGAAGCCTCTTTCATGGATCctcaaataacaataacagcAACACTCATCCACGCGATGAGGAAGACTATGATGTTAAGGATGTCAGACTCCCTTCCAGAGGTGCATTGGGAGATGaggatgatgaagaagaaagaaagagtaTGTCCAAGCTATACAGCCGTGATGAAGCAGATGATGAGGAAGAAGGAGCAAGACGAAAAAGCCCCAAAACACCACCCACAAATCCATCATCTCAGCACCtgaataataacaatgaaaatcaTCACCTTTTGCATCCTCATAAGCCCTCCCCATCGTCTTCTCTATCCTCCAACAACGACAAGGGACTAATCACTGGAACCTCTCCTCCTGACTTCCCTAACATTGAAATGATTCAACGTCACATGCTCTCAACACAATTTTCTGGACTTATCAATCCACTTCTCTCTGCTGGATTCCCTGCCTTGGCTGGAGGCTCCCTCTCCTTTCCCATTCAAAAGCTCCTGAGTAGCAACTCCAGCAACCATCTCTCTAGAGCCTCATCTCCACCTCAACCAAATGCAAGACCCTCCAACTCAACTCCACCTAACCCTAGTAGTAGCCAAGTTGCAAAGGACTCTTCATCCTCTTCACTGACCTCACGAGGAACAAGACGCCGTCGCTACAAATGCCCCAAATGTAATTCCAAGTTCAAGAAACGAGAGCTCTGTCTCTCACATCTTTCAGAGTCACACGGAGTCTCCATTCGAAGGAAACTCCGGTTCTCTCCCCTCAAAAACAGCGtcgccaaaaaaaatcatcatcgaTCCGAATACGTCCGTCATTTCATGGAGCTCCTTCGATTCCCTACAAGTCGAGCCACACCACGTAGCAAATCTTCAGAGGCACACATCATGCAACCGTTTCTTCTCAAAGCCCCTGGGTCTCCTTCTGGGGATGAAGAAAATTCTGCGGAAGGGCAGGATCTTAAGAACTCTGCTGGATTTGTTCCTTCTCTCATTTATCTCCCTGTTGCAAAACGAGTCTCTGGTCCAATGAGGGTGGCATTTAATCTCATACCTGCctaa